The proteins below come from a single Miscanthus floridulus cultivar M001 chromosome 1, ASM1932011v1, whole genome shotgun sequence genomic window:
- the LOC136487073 gene encoding glutathione reductase, chloroplastic-like, with translation MAAATLPSASAKVAVRNIARAVSSSQPLLLLHASSRRGRGLHPLPLAASAASQGAHLRRALSVSASAAAGGNNGAAPRAAEREYDYDLFTIGAGSGGMRASRVASALYGARAAVCEMPFATVASDALGGVGGTCVLRGCVPKKLLVYASKYSHEFEESRGFGWVYETDPKHDWRTLITNKNLELQRLVGIQTNTLKNSGVTVIEGRGKIVDPHTVSVDGKLYTAKNILVAVGGRPSKPNIPGIEHVIDSDAALDLPSRPEKIAIVGGGYIALEFAGVFNGLKSDVHVFIRQKKVLRGFDEEVRDFVAEQMSLRGVKFHIEQSPEAVTKSDDGLLSLKTNKETVSGFSHVMFATGRKPNTKNLGLEDVGVKMDEHGAIVVDEYSRTSVDSIWAVGDVTNRLNLTPVALMEAGAIARTIFGNEPTRADYSAVPSAVFSQPPIGHVGLTEDEATETYGDIDIYISNFKPLRVTLSGLPDRVFMKVIVCAKTNKVLGVHMCGEDAPEIIQGIAIAVKAGLTKQNFDSTIGVHPTTAEEFVTMRNPTRKVRRDTTAEAKTKDEAASQK, from the exons ATGGCGGCAGCGACGCTCCCATCCGCCTCCGCCAAGGTGGCGGTCCGGAACATAGCCCGCGCCGTGTCCTCGAGCcaaccgctcctcctcctccacgcctcctcccgccgcggccgcggccttcaccccctccccctcgccgcctccgccgcgtCCCAGGGCGCCCACCTCCGACGCGCGCTTTCCGTCTCCGCCTCCGCGGCCGCTGGAGGGAACAacggcgccgcgccgcgcgcggcCGAGAGGGAGTACGACTACGACCTCTTCACCATCGGCGCGGGGAGCGGGGGCATGCGGGCGTCGCGCGTTGCGTCCGCCCTCTacggcgcccgcgccgccgtctgCGAGATGCCCTTCGCCACCGTCGCGTCCGACGCCCTCGGCGGCGTCGGTGGCAC ATGTGTGCTTCGTGGCTGTGTTCCGAAGAAACTGTTGGTGTATGCATCCAAATACTCTCATGAGTTTGAAGAGAGCCGTGGCTTTGGGTGGGTGTATGAAACTGATCCAAAGCATGATTGGAGAACTCTGATAACCAACAAAAATTTGGAGTTGCAGCGCCTTGTGGGAATTCAGACAAATACACTGAAGAATTCAGGGGTTACTGTAATTGAAGGCCGCGGAAAG ATTGTTGACCCACATACTGTCAGCGTGGATGGCAAGCTTTACACTGCCAAAAACATACTTGTAGCTGTTGGCGGTCGGCCGTCCAAACCAAACATCCCAGGGATAGAGCATGTCATTGATTCTGATGCAGCATTGGATTTGCCTTCCAGACCTGAGAAGATTGCAATAGTGGGAGGTGGATATATTGCTTTGGAATTCGCTGGTGTTTTCAATGGCTTGAAGAGTGATGTTCATGTTTTCATCCGCCAAAAGAAAGTGCTGAGAGGCTTTGATGAGGAG GTCAGGGATTTTGTTGCAGAACAGATGTCTTTGAGGGGTGTCAAATTTCATATAGAACAAAGCCCTGAAGCAGTAACTAAGTCAGATGATGGTTTGCTGTCTCTGAAGACAAACAAAGAAACTGTCAGTGGGTTCTCACATGTCATGTTTGCAACAGGTCGAAAGCCAAACACAAAG AATTTGGGTCTGGAAGATGTCGGGGTCAAAATGGATGAGCATGGTGCTATTGTG GTTGATGAGTATTCTCGGACTTCAGTTGACTCAATCTGGGCTGTAGGGGATGTCACCAATAGATTGAACCTGACGCCAGTTGCATTAATGGAAGCTGGGGCAATAGCAAGGACCATTTTTGGCAATGAACCTACCAGAGCAGATTACAG TGCCGTGCCATCTGCTGTGTTTTCTCAACCGCCAATTGGGCATGTTGGCCTTACTGAAGATGAG GCTACTGAAACATATGGTGATATTGACATCTACATATCAAATTTCAAACCTCTCAGGGTAACTCTTTCTGGTCTACCTGATCGTGTGTTTATGAAGGTTATTGTGTGTGCCAAAACAAACAAAGTCCTTGGAGTGCACATGTGTGGTGAAGATGCACCTGAGATTATTCAG GGTATTGCAATTGCTGTTAAGGCTGGGTTGACGAAGCAAAATTTTGATTCCACTATTGGTGTTCACCCAACAACTGCTGAGGAATTTGTCACAATGAGAAACCCAACTAGGAAGGTCCGAAGAGATACTACTGCTGAG GCAAAGACTAAAGACGAGGCTGCAAGTCAGAAGTAG